One region of Glycine max cultivar Williams 82 chromosome 9, Glycine_max_v4.0, whole genome shotgun sequence genomic DNA includes:
- the LOC100792632 gene encoding CBBY-like protein isoform X2, translating into MATTLTSSVIHSHALPRAPCCFFLRFRFPFTFTFSPSNFPAKSSSRLAVISASSSTAEHNHPNSSSSSQDLAVLLEVQGVLMDSHRVGNRLAFNKAFEKLGLDCANWTEPVYSDLSKRSAGDEEKMVFLYFNRIGWPSSLPTNEQGLFAKRVLQQKEKALEEFVMSKSLPLRPGLEQFIDDAYNEGIPVVILTAYSKSGDNIARSIMEKLGDDRSIKVIIVGNKEVEQSLYGQLVSGKVIASGLDEELAKEAKRAVSAEKQRLAKEVASMLKLSVEIDTGSSESLAKIVAALRAGAEYAGIPVCNCVLVAGSQSGVAGATQVGMPCVVLRSR; encoded by the exons ATGGCAACAACACTCACATCTTCCGTTATCCATTCTCACGCACTCCCACGCGCGCCATGCTGCTTCTTCCTCCGCTTTCGCTTTCCCTTCACTTTCACATTCTCCCCTTCCAATTTCCCCGCCAAATCTTCTTCGCGCCTCGCCGTCATCTCCGCTTCTTCATCCACCGCCGAGCACAACCACCCcaactcctcctcctcctctcaAGACCTCGCCGTCCTTCTCGAAGTCCAGGG gGTTCTTATGGACTCGCACCGCGTTGGAAATCGCCTCGCCTTCAATAAAG CGTTTGAGAAGCTTGGACTCGATTGCGCCAACTGGACTGAACCTGTCTATTCCGATCTTTCaaa GAGAAGTGCTGGAGATGAGGAAAAGATGGTGTTTCTGTATTTTAATCGT ATTGGGTGGCCTTCTTCGTTACCCACAAATGAGCAGGGACTGTTTGCAAAAAGAGTTTTGCAGCAAAAG GAAAAGGCATTAGAAGAGTTTGTGATGTCAAAAAGTCTACCTTTACGACCTGGTCTTGAACA GTTTATTGATGATGCATATAATGAAGGAATTCCAGTGGTAATATTAACGGCCTACAGTAAAAGTGGTGATAATATTGCCAG GTCCATAATGGAAAAGCTTGGTGACGATCGAAGCATAAAGGTCATTATTGTAGGGAATAAGGAGGTTGAGCAAAGTTTATATGGACAACTAGTCTCGGGAAAGGTAATTGCTTCTGGTTTGGATGAAGAGCTTGCCAAGGAAGCCAAAAGAGCTG TTTCTGCTGAAAAACAAAGGTTAGCAAAGGAGGTAGCATCCATGCTAAAATTGAGTGTTGAGATTGATACCGGCTCATCTGAAAG TCTAGCTAAGATTGTGGCTGCACTACGTGCCGGAGCTGAATATGCGGGTATACCCGTCTGCAACTGTGTCCTTGTTGCAGGAAGCCAATCTGGCGTAGCTGGAGCTACACAGGTGGGCATGCCATGTGTTGTTTTACGAAGCAGGTGA
- the LOC100792632 gene encoding CBBY-like protein isoform X3, with product MATTLTSSVIHSHALPRAPCCFFLRFRFPFTFTFSPSNFPAKSSSRLAVISASSSTAEHNHPNSSSSSQDLAVLLEVQGVLMDSHRVGNRLAFNKAFEKLGLDCANWTEPVYSDLSKRSAGDEEKMVFLYFNRIGWPSSLPTNEQGLFAKRVLQQKEKALEEFVMSKSLPLRPGLEQFIDDAYNEGIPVVILTAYSKSGDNIARSIMEKLGDDRSIKVIIVGNKEVEQSLYGQLVSGKVIASGLDEELAKEAKRAVSAEKQRLAKEVASMLKLSVEIDTGSSERKPIWRSWSYTGGHAMCCFTKQVTSFALGSSTKHFDI from the exons ATGGCAACAACACTCACATCTTCCGTTATCCATTCTCACGCACTCCCACGCGCGCCATGCTGCTTCTTCCTCCGCTTTCGCTTTCCCTTCACTTTCACATTCTCCCCTTCCAATTTCCCCGCCAAATCTTCTTCGCGCCTCGCCGTCATCTCCGCTTCTTCATCCACCGCCGAGCACAACCACCCcaactcctcctcctcctctcaAGACCTCGCCGTCCTTCTCGAAGTCCAGGG gGTTCTTATGGACTCGCACCGCGTTGGAAATCGCCTCGCCTTCAATAAAG CGTTTGAGAAGCTTGGACTCGATTGCGCCAACTGGACTGAACCTGTCTATTCCGATCTTTCaaa GAGAAGTGCTGGAGATGAGGAAAAGATGGTGTTTCTGTATTTTAATCGT ATTGGGTGGCCTTCTTCGTTACCCACAAATGAGCAGGGACTGTTTGCAAAAAGAGTTTTGCAGCAAAAG GAAAAGGCATTAGAAGAGTTTGTGATGTCAAAAAGTCTACCTTTACGACCTGGTCTTGAACA GTTTATTGATGATGCATATAATGAAGGAATTCCAGTGGTAATATTAACGGCCTACAGTAAAAGTGGTGATAATATTGCCAG GTCCATAATGGAAAAGCTTGGTGACGATCGAAGCATAAAGGTCATTATTGTAGGGAATAAGGAGGTTGAGCAAAGTTTATATGGACAACTAGTCTCGGGAAAGGTAATTGCTTCTGGTTTGGATGAAGAGCTTGCCAAGGAAGCCAAAAGAGCTG TTTCTGCTGAAAAACAAAGGTTAGCAAAGGAGGTAGCATCCATGCTAAAATTGAGTGTTGAGATTGATACCGGCTCATCTGAAAG GAAGCCAATCTGGCGTAGCTGGAGCTACACAGGTGGGCATGCCATGTGTTGTTTTACGAAGCAGGTGACTTCCTTTGCTCTTGGAAGTTCAACAAAACAT TTTGACATCTAG
- the LOC100792632 gene encoding CBBY-like protein isoform X4 — protein MATTLTSSVIHSHALPRAPCCFFLRFRFPFTFTFSPSNFPAKSSSRLAVISASSSTAEHNHPNSSSSSQDLAVLLEVQGVLMDSHRVGNRLAFNKAFEKLGLDCANWTEPVYSDLSKRSAGDEEKMVFLYFNRIGWPSSLPTNEQGLFAKRVLQQKEKALEEFVMSKSLPLRPGLEQFIDDAYNEGIPVVILTAYSKSGDNIARSIMEKLGDDRSIKVIIVGNKEVEQSLYGQLVSGKVIASGLDEELAKEAKRAVSAEKQRLAKEVASMLKLSVEIDTGSSERKPIWRSWSYTGGHAMCCFTKQFDI, from the exons ATGGCAACAACACTCACATCTTCCGTTATCCATTCTCACGCACTCCCACGCGCGCCATGCTGCTTCTTCCTCCGCTTTCGCTTTCCCTTCACTTTCACATTCTCCCCTTCCAATTTCCCCGCCAAATCTTCTTCGCGCCTCGCCGTCATCTCCGCTTCTTCATCCACCGCCGAGCACAACCACCCcaactcctcctcctcctctcaAGACCTCGCCGTCCTTCTCGAAGTCCAGGG gGTTCTTATGGACTCGCACCGCGTTGGAAATCGCCTCGCCTTCAATAAAG CGTTTGAGAAGCTTGGACTCGATTGCGCCAACTGGACTGAACCTGTCTATTCCGATCTTTCaaa GAGAAGTGCTGGAGATGAGGAAAAGATGGTGTTTCTGTATTTTAATCGT ATTGGGTGGCCTTCTTCGTTACCCACAAATGAGCAGGGACTGTTTGCAAAAAGAGTTTTGCAGCAAAAG GAAAAGGCATTAGAAGAGTTTGTGATGTCAAAAAGTCTACCTTTACGACCTGGTCTTGAACA GTTTATTGATGATGCATATAATGAAGGAATTCCAGTGGTAATATTAACGGCCTACAGTAAAAGTGGTGATAATATTGCCAG GTCCATAATGGAAAAGCTTGGTGACGATCGAAGCATAAAGGTCATTATTGTAGGGAATAAGGAGGTTGAGCAAAGTTTATATGGACAACTAGTCTCGGGAAAGGTAATTGCTTCTGGTTTGGATGAAGAGCTTGCCAAGGAAGCCAAAAGAGCTG TTTCTGCTGAAAAACAAAGGTTAGCAAAGGAGGTAGCATCCATGCTAAAATTGAGTGTTGAGATTGATACCGGCTCATCTGAAAG GAAGCCAATCTGGCGTAGCTGGAGCTACACAGGTGGGCATGCCATGTGTTGTTTTACGAAGCAG TTTGACATCTAG
- the LOC100792632 gene encoding CBBY-like protein isoform X1 encodes MATTLTSSVIHSHALPRAPCCFFLRFRFPFTFTFSPSNFPAKSSSRLAVISASSSTAEHNHPNSSSSSQDLAVLLEVQGVLMDSHRVGNRLAFNKAFEKLGLDCANWTEPVYSDLSKRSAGDEEKMVFLYFNRIGWPSSLPTNEQGLFAKRVLQQKEKALEEFVMSKSLPLRPGLEQFIDDAYNEGIPVVILTAYSKSGDNIARSIMEKLGDDRSIKVIIVGNKEVEQSLYGQLVSGKVIASGLDEELAKEAKRAVSAEKQRLAKEVASMLKLSVEIDTGSSESLAKIVAALRAGAEYAGIPVCNCVLVAGSQSGVAGATQVGMPCVVLRSSLTSRAEFPLANATMDGFGGVDLTISKLRNLLPKNSQRTE; translated from the exons ATGGCAACAACACTCACATCTTCCGTTATCCATTCTCACGCACTCCCACGCGCGCCATGCTGCTTCTTCCTCCGCTTTCGCTTTCCCTTCACTTTCACATTCTCCCCTTCCAATTTCCCCGCCAAATCTTCTTCGCGCCTCGCCGTCATCTCCGCTTCTTCATCCACCGCCGAGCACAACCACCCcaactcctcctcctcctctcaAGACCTCGCCGTCCTTCTCGAAGTCCAGGG gGTTCTTATGGACTCGCACCGCGTTGGAAATCGCCTCGCCTTCAATAAAG CGTTTGAGAAGCTTGGACTCGATTGCGCCAACTGGACTGAACCTGTCTATTCCGATCTTTCaaa GAGAAGTGCTGGAGATGAGGAAAAGATGGTGTTTCTGTATTTTAATCGT ATTGGGTGGCCTTCTTCGTTACCCACAAATGAGCAGGGACTGTTTGCAAAAAGAGTTTTGCAGCAAAAG GAAAAGGCATTAGAAGAGTTTGTGATGTCAAAAAGTCTACCTTTACGACCTGGTCTTGAACA GTTTATTGATGATGCATATAATGAAGGAATTCCAGTGGTAATATTAACGGCCTACAGTAAAAGTGGTGATAATATTGCCAG GTCCATAATGGAAAAGCTTGGTGACGATCGAAGCATAAAGGTCATTATTGTAGGGAATAAGGAGGTTGAGCAAAGTTTATATGGACAACTAGTCTCGGGAAAGGTAATTGCTTCTGGTTTGGATGAAGAGCTTGCCAAGGAAGCCAAAAGAGCTG TTTCTGCTGAAAAACAAAGGTTAGCAAAGGAGGTAGCATCCATGCTAAAATTGAGTGTTGAGATTGATACCGGCTCATCTGAAAG TCTAGCTAAGATTGTGGCTGCACTACGTGCCGGAGCTGAATATGCGGGTATACCCGTCTGCAACTGTGTCCTTGTTGCAGGAAGCCAATCTGGCGTAGCTGGAGCTACACAGGTGGGCATGCCATGTGTTGTTTTACGAAGCAG TTTGACATCTAGAGCCGAGTTTCCATTGGCAAACGCTACAATGGATGGATTTGGAGGTGTGGATCTAACAATTTCAAAATTACGCAATCTACTCCCCAAGAACAGCCAAAGGACTGAATG